Below is a window of Cytophaga hutchinsonii ATCC 33406 DNA.
TACGATCAGGCATTGATGCAACGTTGTCAGCTGGATCTGGAAGCCAGTAAGTACGAAGTAGCTATTGAAGGCTACAATAAGATTATCAATAAAAAAGAAGATCTGAACGGACTTAAACCAATTGCCTTACAGAAGCGTGCGATTTCCTATTTCAATTTAAAAGATTATAACAAAGCGATTGCCGATAATAAGCGCATCGTGTATGAATACCCTAAAAGCGCTCCGGCTTACAGTGCGTTATTAAGTATTCAGGAGATGCTGGGCATTCAGGATAAATCAGAAGAGTTTGCACCAATTCTTGCAAAGTATAAAGAATTAAATCCAAGTGATCAGGATCTGAAAGAAGTAGAATTCAGAAGTGCACAATCGTTGTACAGTTCTCAGAAATATCCGCAGGCGATTACAGGTTTTGCTGCCTTTATCCGTCAGTATCCGACACACCCGAATGTTAGTGAAGCACAGTATTACCTGGCAGATTCGTATTTCAGAACAAAAGATTACAGCAACGCGAAGGCAACATACATTGAGATTCTGGCAGAAAAAAATCAATATTATAAAAAATCGCTGCAGCGTGTGGCAGATATTGCTTACCTGCAAAACGACCTGCCGGGTTCATTAAAATATTATTCCGAATTCCAGTCGCTGGCATCAAGCAATAAAGAAAAAACCGCAGCCTGGACAGGTTTAATGGTTGCGTTTTTTGATTCCAATCAATTAGACTCCTGCATGGCATATGCTACGCGCATTATAAGCCATGGTTCGGCAGCGCCGGATGCAGAAAATAAAGCACAGCTTTATAAAGGAAAAGTATCCTATCAGAAAAAAGAGTATGATGCTGCCCAGGATTATTTATTGTCTTGCATAAACGGACCTAAAGATATCAGTGCCGCGGAAGCAATGTATTACGTAGCCAAAATCCAGTTCGATAAAAAGCAATATGCTCAATCAATGGAAACGCTGTATGATTTCAATAATACATTCAACAGTTACGAAACATTGCTTGGTAAATCGTATTTATTGATCGCAGAAAATCTTGTTATGAAGAATGAGATTTTCCAGGCGAAAGAAACCTTGAACTCAATCATTTTGAAATTCCCGAACGCAGATATTAAAAAGCAGGCTCAGGCACGTTTGGATCAATTAAATGCTACAGATGCTAAAACAAAGGAGGGTGCAGGAAATGAATAAGCTGAAACTGATATTCGCGTTGATACTGTCAAGCGTTTCCTTCTCTGTTTTTGCACAAACAGAAGGAGAGATTATCTCTACAACGATTATTACAGATGATAAAGCAAAGCTTGATCTGAATCTGGCCAATCGTTTCTTTGAACCAAACCTGGATGTTCAGCCAACAAGAGAGGCAACACCGCAGCAATACGATACAAAGGATTATTCTATAAACCCGCCGCGGTTTGATGCCAAAGTAAAAATACCAACCATACCACCCGATTCACTAAATACGATTTTGCCGAATTATGGTAAAATCGGTGCCGGGAATTATGGCACTGTATTAGGGGAAATATATCTGACAAATAAAAGAAGTGCCAGCTATTCGTACGGCGCTCATTTTAAACATTTGTCTTCAGCAAAAGGCTCTTTAATGAATTCAGGGAATGGTCATGACTTGCTGGAAGGATTTGGTAGCAAATATGGAAAGACAAACAGCTGGAATGGCCATGTATCTTATAGTAATGACCGGTACAGATATTATGGTCGTCCGCAGGTTGATTCTTTGAATAATAAAGATTCCATTAAGCAGACCTATCAATTATTTCATGCGGGCATAGGTACAGTTAAAACAAAAGTAGGCGATAAGTTTACGTATTCTACAGGCATTGATCTGTATTATTTAGCTACCAAACTGAAAGCAAAAGAAACGGAATTGGTTTGGAATGCGGCTGGTACACTTCAGCTAACCGATACCAGAAGTGCCTCGCTGGATGCAAGTATATCCAATGCAAACAGGTCCGATTCTTCCTCTGTAAACCGTTTTTTATTAATGCTTAAACCCA
It encodes the following:
- a CDS encoding integral outer membrane protein; translation: MNKLKLIFALILSSVSFSVFAQTEGEIISTTIITDDKAKLDLNLANRFFEPNLDVQPTREATPQQYDTKDYSINPPRFDAKVKIPTIPPDSLNTILPNYGKIGAGNYGTVLGEIYLTNKRSASYSYGAHFKHLSSAKGSLMNSGNGHDLLEGFGSKYGKTNSWNGHVSYSNDRYRYYGRPQVDSLNNKDSIKQTYQLFHAGIGTVKTKVGDKFTYSTGIDLYYLATKLKAKETELVWNAAGTLQLTDTRSASLDASISNANRSDSSSVNRFLLMLKPTYKLVGDKWDLTVGATVNYSSDTLKGSNGLHLYPAIHGNYNLKPGKVTVFAGIGGGMDKNTYRTFIQQNPYVGSDPVLSHSNRKIDLYVGSNGNIDDKVSYTVKMSYRAYTNQYFFTNSITDSSQFSVLYDKAGVFGLDGGLFYDLSKEWRVSANMVYNAWSTDKLASAWHRPSFQGSMGVQYNLKQKIYFNAEMYYLSGIKGLNMESNSTVKLTDIADLSLKTEYRFSNSFSAFLELNNILSQKYQRYLYYQVKGFNVLAGLTYSF